The genomic interval GAAGAAGACTGATGATGTAGGGAGATAAAAGATATTCATAATGTATAATTTTCAGTTTAGTTtcccagagagaagagaggaattTGTTAAGTTCTGCAGTCTGTATGCTAGCTTCTTCACTTTATAATTATAATCTTTAGTCATAACTTCAAAATAGTATGTTTAAGAAAGAGGGTTTTAGAAGATTTTATGTGCTGTGTACTGTACTTTGTGTAAACTAGTAACATGCCACGGGGTATGCTGCCAGAACCATGTgaggcatatttttttttaataattttttttttagtggtttGATTGTTACAAAATATGCTATTTTGGTATGTCATATTACCATGCATAAAATTATATGGATTTTATAGGTAGTATATTCAAATAGTCCTTATATTTTAAGATATAGCAAATAAGTTTAAGTGAAATAGGTACTACCAGAGAGTAAAATTCATGTATTGGTCCACTACcaaatattgaaagaaaagatggtgtttttcattttccatgtaCCTAACTTCTTTTGAATGTAAATGAATGTTACTTATGTCTGAGATCTCTAATTGAGAAGCAGAAGTAGAAATACAACGAATGACTGGGATAGTGTTTGGGAAGGAGTACTTGTTGTTACTCAAGTTCTGGTCTTTGCTGGATATTAGAATCCATTTATGTATGTTGTTGACTGCCTGAGAATAAAGTTATTTTCCTTATTCTGAGCACTGGAAAGTGTAAATTAGATTGCTGCTTcagagcagaaaaggaagagggggTTCGAAATGCTAGGTAGAGTCAGAAGCTTACAGTGTTCAGTTTTTATGAATGTGAATGTAATTTATGTGTGCTCCACTTAAAGACTTCTGAATCTTATATTTTGATAAGCAAATTTAAGTATTTGAGCCACTAACACTATATGGATAGTGttagtaattttgtttttctttcttgtcagCTTCTTTTGGATCCTGTTGATTTCAAAACTACTCACCTAATGTTCCACACTGTTACAAAATGCCTCATGTCAAGggatagatttttaaaaatgagaggTAAGATCTCTAGCTATTCTTGTAATTGTATCAGTATTGTAGTTACTGCTGTTTAAGactattttgtatttgttattCAGGCATGGAAATCTTGGCAAATCTTTGTAAGGCTGAAGATAATGGTGTCTTAATTTGTGAATATGTGGATCAAGAATCCTATAAAGAGATCATATGTCATCTCACACTACCAGATGTGCTGCTTGTAATCTCAGCACTTGAGGTGCTATATATGCTCACAGAAATGGGAGAAGTGGCCTGCTCAAAGATTGCTAAAGTAGAGAAGAGCATAGGTAAGTGAGAAGCTAAATCTGTTACTTCTCTCGCTTGTGTAAGAAAAATGACTTAACCACTGACCATGACATATTCTTAAAAATGTGGCTTGcttgtgtgtgtgagagcacACAGCATAGGGATGGAATTTActaaatttattcattttgtcCTAAAGGAATTGATGGTGCTAAAAATTCTgaagtgttttcctttaatGCCATGaggtgtgtttaaaaaaaaaaaatctacagaagCATGCAAAGACTTGTTTCCTTTTAACACATGGCAATTTTAAAGCACATCAGTATGTTCCAACAGCATTCTTCTTGTCCTAATGTCATTGTTGGTTTTACATTCAATACTTTAGATACATTAGTATGTCTGGTTTCTATGGACGTCCAGATGTTTGGACCTGATGCTCTTACTGCTGTAAAGCTCATTGAACATCAGTGTGTTAGCCAGCAAGCACTGCTTGATGTCAGACCACAGGTTATGGATCATGGTTCTTCACAGGCCCATGCAGGAGGTGTCCCAGGTGAGTATCATGGCAAGAGAACACACTGTTCTATAAAATTTCCCATATGATAAatgatttttatcttctctAGATTTCTGAATAGTTTACATAAATAAGTTTAACATTATGCATAACGTATGTATCTTTTTCAAACACTTGCTCATGAAGCAAATACGCTATTTTCGCCAAAGCTTTGTTAACCAAAACTGTTGTGAAACAAGCTTTGAAAGAATTCTAATGTTTTTCCGTTGCTAATCTGAAAATTCTCTGAAAGTTACATGCATTGCTTATTTTAACTTgttcagtggaaagaaaaagtatcCATTCTAGATTGTTCCCACAATTTTCAGAGAATTAGGGGTCCATTTGATATTGTGTTTTACATTGGATATTATTTGGCAGTAACGTACAGTATTTGGTGGAATTGAAGAGATGAGATTGATAGATTCACTCTTGAAGGTCCAAAACAGTTTCTTGTTATGTGAATCAAATTGTAACTATTCTTAGGAAGTTACTGAGAAAACCATTGCAACAGACATACCTTTGCATGTCTAAGTGTGCTGTTTCTGGAATGGGTGTAAATACCACAGCAAAAATGACTGGGAGAGAATGTAACAAAGGGAGTGAACAAGTGTGAATAGGATGAGCTGATGTGACATTGACACAAAATCCTTTGCATTATATTTGCATCCATTTGAGAATTggaaaaatcactgctgtgtATTTGTGCCTGTTTCGGTGGAGAATTGTGCCGCTTCAAAATCATGCTCAGTGCTGTTAAGTACTGAGATTATGATTATGAATCTGGGAGCAGCCATTCACTAGGTGCACACCTCATGGTTACACTTTAGCGGTGACTCTGGCCCTGGCAAGCCCTGCTTCACTTTGGTAAACTCGGGTCAGATGTGTAGTCTGCTGTGGGCACTTCTGTGACTTGCGTCAGCTGGATACATCCTTACTGACAAACATAGGAGAAACTGTACCAGTGGATGTCATGAAGTGCttcattcagaaagaaaaaaaacatttcagcaagttttggtttgttttgtttttttcttccctacaTTCTCTACAGCCTCTAGGACAGCACCACATGTTGTTCCACCTCCAGGAATAGTAGAAATAGACAGCGAGAAATTTGCATGTCAATGGTAAGTGTATAGTTCTATTCAAATACattaatgaagaagaaaaagaaaaatactgaattaatgTGTCACAGAATTTTCTAGTTGGCTTCTCTTTactgatttttcttaaaagtgtAAACCAATTCCATTCTGTCATTGCTTTGAAGAAGTAAGAAAGCAAAAACTCAACCAGAATAGTCAGTCTTCACTTATTGATCCACGAAATTAGTTGTTTTGTCTCTTAGGACAGagtttgatttgatttttaattctgatcttgatttaatttattttttcaattgtCAAGCAGCATTACCTGTTTCACAGGTATTTTCATCTGGTAATGTGTTGCTATATTACTGATTAATATAAAAGTAATTATCAAATTATGGAGCTAGGCCCTGAAAAATTTTTACATTATCATTGTGAACCTCAAGTTAAAGAAGATCAGAGTCTTTTCCATTCAAATTTTCTTACCTTCTACTAATATTATTGTCAGATAATTGTGAACCTCAAGTTAAAGAAGATCAGAGTATTTTCCATTCAAATTTTCTTGCCTTCAACTAATATTATTGTCAGATGTTTAGAGAGAAACTGTCTCTCCTGAGATTCTCATGTAAACTGCAGGTCATCTTTCTGAACTATTTGTCTTACGTACATCAACTCACATTCTAAGTATTTGTATTAATTGATTCCTGCTGGACCCTTTCACCTCTGCTCCTTCACAGCTCTTATGTTTATCTTTTGTCATACTGAGGAGACAAGCACCTTCTAGATAAAGTGGATGGAATTTACGAAGCTTAGTGTTTTAGGTTTTCATGAAGTTGTACTTTCAGCAGAGCTTTGTTTGTATGGGGAGAAATATTGTGGATTTTTGTGGTCAGCTGATGTTTCCATGCTTCTCTTTGCACAATGCAAGGTATTATTAGCCATAATAATTAACTGCTGAAAGATTGAGAAATTTCACATTCAGGCATTTAAACAGAGATACTGGGAACTGGACTCTCTCTGCAGATCACATTAGCAAACCTACATACATTTTCATGGTATGCTTTAGTCACTGCTTCCTGCttagagaaatgggaaaatgaatAAATCATAGGAGTAGAATTTAGTTGTTATCTcttgaaagcagcaaaaagatgAGGTATTTACGCTGACCTTCCTGGACATATTACTAGCCAGCTTAGATCCAGCAGGAGGTGTAAGTACAGTGACAGTAAAGTACTGATCACAGATCTCATTTCACAATTTTAAGTCCCGAACATCTCCAGTTTGCTGGTACCAGTGTTAGTGTGTCAGCCTAATGTGACGTATCCAACTGGACAGTCACTTGTCCAATATGCCAAATTTAATTAATATCTAAACTTTCTGTTAATATAATGTAGTCTCAGTTTTTGTAATAATAAAATTCTAACAACTGCAGGATAAATGGTACTTACTCTTTATGAGAGAACACAGTTTAAAGAATGTAATCATAGGCTTTTCATCTGGTTACATTTGGAGTGTAGGGCTCCACAAAGGATAACGCAGTGTAGTTTTCTGGAGTGTTAGCACCATACAATAAATGCTGacaactaaaatatttcttttattctcatGCCAGTATTTGAGCACTGAGTGAGATTTGTTACTTGCCTCTGTTTGCTGCTGGGGATAAACAATTCCTTTGTCTCCGGGTTGGAGTAGGGGATCTAAGAGGACTAAAATTAAACTGAtagaaaaatttccttttctcatgGCTTCCTGTGAGGTTAGAGGGGTTAGATGGTCTGTGGACTTGTGGAGAGTCTGTAGGAGATATAAGTACTTTTCACTGCTAAGTGAATATCAGATGTAGAAACATTGACTTAGGATAAAAACTTGTGATGAAAAACTAGTTAGCTTTCAGCCTCTTTTTTGCAAAAATAGACTCATTAAGGAATAAGAATAGAACTGTGGGGAGGAGATGCCAAAAAAACATGCATTCTcatttgtttttgcagaaaatacaataaaaaggCACAGGTAGAGACAATTttgcataaataataaataacacaTATATAGGTGTGTAAATAAGATACTGAATGTAAAACTGACTGCAAGTGTTAGGGGTCCAGTGTATTGATTCATAAGCAGTGAGAAGGAGAAAGTGTGGAACATCTGACAAAACAATATACTAAAATGATATTTTCCATGTTGTTGGCAGATCTCAAAAGTCTCTGTGATACAGACTGAAGTGTTTAAACAACCCCTTTAAAAGTActttctctgtattttgcttcatagtttattttttcatcttcaggTTGAATGCCCATTTTGAAGTGAACCTTGATTGCTCAGTCTCTCGAGCAGAAATGTACTCTGAATACCTCTCTACTTGTAGTAAATTAGCTCGAGGTGGAATCCTAACATCAACTGGATTTTATAAATGCCTGCGGTAAGACAAGAATTTATGCAGCAATAAAGAAGCAATTGTATGTTCTCAAAACTAACTGGTAGCTTTcgatttttttgagaaaagatCTACTGAGTTGAATGACATCCagtttttgaattttaattgaaacaaaTGTTTAGAGTCTgtctaattttatttcattttatctcAAGATCTTTGTAAGGGTTCCTTCTCTGCCTCTAGTCCTTCTAATTTTTCTGAAGTAGTTTTCCAAGATTTTGTAATTTTCACTTAGGTTCTGTGACATCTCGGCCATCTGGGGGACCTGCTAGTCCTCAATGATGAACACTCACATGCTAGTATAAAATCCTGCTATGCTGTAAAGATGCAGCCACCCCTTCTATTACTCTGCGCACAAGAGCAGTTAGGTAAAACAAAAGCATTGTAAGAGAGTTGAGTTACTGTGTTTATTAACATGGATTTATGTTGTTTTTGGCAGAACTGTCTTTCCAAATCATACAGTGAAGAGAGTAGAAGATCCAAGTAACAATGGTCAAGCACATATACATGTGGTAGGAGTGAAAAGGAGAGCTATACCACTTCCCATTCAGATGTACTATCAGCAGCCACCAACTTCGTCTACCCCAGTTGTCCGGGTGGATTCAATTCCTGATATGTCTTCGTCTCCTTTGCCAGcaggtttttaaattaattatgtCTAAAGTATTTTGCATTGATCCTGAAACCATAATAAAAGCCAGaagtttttaaacaaagcttGAAAATGTTAGAAGTTGAGGCCACATGTTTTGAGTTTATTCGGTAATGTTTGGAATAGTATTGCAGTATTTCCTTGCATGCCATTCTAGTCTTTGACGCGTAACCCATAAGCTTTCTAGTCAGCAGATAAGCCATTGTTGCTGCATCATTAATTTAGAGTCTATAGAGCTGAGAATAGAAACTGCTTCATGTAGAATTGCAATTTCAAatcttggatttttaaaaatttgttagTTAATGTGTTTGAAATAATCTCTGCTTCCGAATTTCTACTGTGTTTATTTCAACAGGAATCCCACATGGGCTACCAAGTATAGGAAATCACTATCAGAGGACCCCTATTAACCAGTCTTCAACTTTGACAGCAACACAGATGTCTTTTCCAATTCAAGGTGTTCACACTGTGGCACAGACTGTTTCTAGAATTCCACAAAATCCTTCTATTCATACACAACAGAATGCTCCAATGACTGTTATACAGAATAAAGGTCCAATATCCTGTGAAGTAGTGAAGGCTGCAGTAATACAGAGCTCTGTTCCTCAGTCTGCAGTTCCTGTTCCTATTGCAGTAGGAGGAGCTTCTAATCAAAATCACAGCACCACAGGCCAGCAGCCGTCTGTTACAGTTGTGAGTTCTCAGATGCTTCACCACCAACCTGTAATTCAACAACAGTCCCCACTGCATGCAGTGGTACCAGGACAGATACCTTCAGGCACTCCTGTTACGGTAATTCAGCAAGCTGTACCTCAGGGTCATATATTTGGCAGAGTACAAAACCTACCAGCATGCAGTTCAGCAGTTTCACAGGGTCAACAGCTAATCAGCACATCATCACAACCTGGGCAGACATCATCTCAGCAGTCCTCTGTGGGTAACCAGCAACAAGATACAGTCATCATAACACCACAGCAGTATGTCACAACCTCTGCATCTAACATTGTTTCTGCCACCACAGTTCAAAATTTCCAAGTAGCAGCTGGGCAGGTGGTTACAATTGCAGGTGTTCAGAACCCACCAACATCTAGAGTAGGGTTTCAGAATATTGCTCCAAAGCCTCTGCCGTCTCAGCAAGGTCCACCTGCTGTGGgtcagcagccacagcagcagcctccaccACCATCCCAGCAAAGTGTAGTTATAGTAAGCCAGCCAGCTCAGCAAGGTCAGACATATGCACCAGCCATTCATCAAATTGTGCTTGCTAACCCAGCTTCTATTCCCGCTGGCCAAACTGTCCAGTTGGCTGGACAGCCAAGCATTACTCCATCATCTTCACCGTCCCCAGGTCCGGTTACAAATAACCAAGTCCCTACAGTTATGTCATCTTCATCTACCACTCCTCAGTCACAAGGACCCCCTCCTACTGTTAGCCAGATGCTTTCTGtaaagaggcagcagcagcagcaacattCACCAGCATCATCGCAGCAGCAGGTACAGGTACAACAACCGATGCAAATGCAAGTTCAGTCACAGCAAGCTAATACAGGAGTTGGCCAACCCAGCTCTGGTGAGTCTAGCCTGATAAAACAACTGCTTCTTCCAAAAAGAGGCCCCTCAACTCCAGGGGGGAAGCTTATACTCCCAGCTCCACAGATTCCTCCACCTAACAATGCAAGAGCTCCTAGCCCTCAGGTGGTTTATCAGATGGCCAATAACCAGACACCAGGTTTTGGAGTTCAAGGACAgtctccagctcagcagctgctaGTCGGACAGCAAAATGTGCAGCTGGTACCGGGTGCAATCCCCCCGCAAGGGGCAATGCAAACAGTACCCATTTCTAATTTACAGATATTGCCAGGCCAGTTGATCTCAAACAGCCCAGCAACTATTTTCCAAGGGACTACTGGCAACCAGGTTACGATAACAGTTGTGCCAAATACGAGTTTTGCTACTGCAACTGTGAGTCAGGGAAATGCAACTCAGATCATTgctccagcaggaatttcagtgAGTGGAGCACAGACAGGAGTTGGGCTACAGGTGCAAACCCTTCCAGCTACTCAAGCACCTTCAGCTGGACAATCACAGTGTACTGCTGCTCCCCCATTCAAAGGtgataaaataatttgccaaaaggaggaagaagcaaagGAAGCAACAGGTTTACACATTCATGAACGTAAAATTGAAGTGATGGAGAATCCTTCCTGCCGAAGAGGAGCTGCAAATACCAGCAATGGggatgcaaaagaaaatgaaatgcaggtGGGAAGTCTTTTAAATGGGAGAAAGTATAGTGACTCCAGTCTACCTCCTTCTAActcagggaaaacacagaatgaGGCCAATCAGTGCTCACAAGTCAGTAATGGGCCATCATTAGAAATGGGTGAGAACGGAGCTCCTGGAAAGCAGAACTTTGAACAAACGGACacacaggaaattaaaagtgATTTGAAGAAGCCCCTAGTTAATGGAATCTGTGATTTTGATAAAGGAGATTGTTCTCATTTGAGCAAAAACATTCCAAATCACAAAACTTCCAATCATGTAGGAAATGGTGAGATATCTTCAGTGGAACAACAAGGGAATTTGGATGCCACGCAGCAAGATACTGCCAAAGGTGATCAAGGGGAAAGAATTTCTAATGGGCCTGTATTAACTTTGAGTAGTTCACCTGCTGTAAGCGGTACACAGGAGGCTGCAAAACTGTTAACCCAGCAACTTAGTGGTACCAACACTGATTTACCTAATGGACCTCTAGCTTCAAGTTTGAATTCAGATGTGCCTCAGCAACGCCCAAGTGTAGTTGTCTCACCACAATCTACAGCCTCTGTTATACAGGGGCATCAAATTATAGCAGTTCCACACTCAGGACCTAGAGTGTCCCAGTCTACCCTGTCCTCCGAAGTTCGGTCTACTAATGGCACAGCAGAATGCAAAACTGCAAAGAGGCCAGCAGAGGATAATGACAGGGAAACTGTTCCAGGAATTCCAAATAAAGTAGGAGTTAGAATTGTTACAATCAGTGACCCCAACAATGCTGGTTGCAGTGCAACTATGGttgctgtgccagctggagCGGATCCAAGCACTGTAGCGAAAGTAGCAATAGAAAGTGCTGTtcaacaaaagcagcagcatccaacCACGTATATACAAAGCATGGTCACACAGGTATGTTGCAGTgttctttttatgtttattcTGACTAATACTGTGAAATAACATGGCTGAAAATGTGAGCTCAGTCGATATCTCTTGCATAGTATTTCAGATATTCAGAAAATGATACTTTCTGTTCTATCACAGACTAAAGTTTTAACAGTTTACATATTTCTTCAATGTCATTGACAAGGGTGGAATTCAAAATTTGTATCTTGATAATAGACAGCGAGGAAAGAACTTCTGCTCAcgattttcttcctttaaggATTAACTGTTCTGAAAACAACTGTGATTTGCTAGATGATCTGGTAAAAATGTCAGTGTTGTTCTGCATTTTATTCTCAGTCACTGTGGAGGGGTGAATTTTTTTTCGAAGAAAATCACACCTGCATCTGGATGGCTGAAATGAGTTGAAGTTCTGTCATTTAAAGTTGGTCTTCAAGGTCTTGCTGTGTGGGTTCACTACAGTTAGGTGAAAGTATTTTTGTATAAATTTGttgaaatatttacatttattcatTACAAGATATTTACAGTGTTTATCAATAAAACAAGccttgttttgggtttttcttttctctgtttgctAAGCTTTGCTGAGGgtttgttgggcttttttattCCTTGATTTAATCTGTTGAACTGTCTGAAAGTGGTTACTCCCTAACTCTTTACCAGAAATGTGGTATGGACATCAGGAGTATTAATAAGTAAAATTATAATGTTAGAGATTACTCAGTTTCctagaatttattttagttttgtacATAGACAGAAAATCACTCTCCAGAAAGCCCATTCCTAACCTGTATAGTAGCAAAGGGAATAGAATGGTAAGTCTGGCAGTTAAAGAGTTCTGACACAtcagagagaagaaatgaagtACTGAGTGTATGTTGGTACATTTTGATCTTGGAGTAACAGGTTTTTTCTTAGTAGAAACAGACTTCAGTAGAGAACAGGAACAGTGTTTTTAGGTCTGCAGGAGTCATGGCCATGGCAGATGTACAGACACTGAGACCatcccaaataaaacaaatccatATTAACAATGCACCACGATCATGCAGACCTTTGTCCAGCGCAAACCCTTCCCAGTCTGAGGGATGATAGTAGGATTTTTGCCTTCCCACTTTGCTCTTTTTGAAGTTTCCACCTCTCCATCtctgctgaattttctttctgctattaTTAACCACCGACTTTCTTAGGGTTAATAAGAGGCTTGTTTT from Ficedula albicollis isolate OC2 chromosome 1A, FicAlb1.5, whole genome shotgun sequence carries:
- the ARID2 gene encoding AT-rich interactive domain-containing protein 2 translates to MANSTGKNHADQRRKGLAFLDELRQFHHSRGSPFKKIPVVGGKELDLHALYTRVTTLGGFGKVSEKNQWGEIVEEFNFPRSCSNAAFALKQYYLRYLEKYEKVHHFGEEDDEVQPGNPKPQLPIGAIPTSYNYQQHSVSDYLRQSYGLSMDLNSPNDYNKLVLSLLSGLPNEVDFAINVCTLLSNESKHVMQLEKDPKIITLLLANAGVFDDTLGSFSAVFGDEWKEKTDRDFVKFWKDIVEDIEVRDLISDRSKSQDIPSEEWIWESLFHPPRKLGINDIEGQRVLQIAVILRNLSFEEGNVKLLAANRTCLRFLLLSAHSHFISLRQLGLDTLGNIAAELLLDPVDFKTTHLMFHTVTKCLMSRDRFLKMRGMEILANLCKAEDNGVLICEYVDQESYKEIICHLTLPDVLLVISALEVLYMLTEMGEVACSKIAKVEKSIDTLVCLVSMDVQMFGPDALTAVKLIEHQCVSQQALLDVRPQVMDHGSSQAHAGGVPASRTAPHVVPPPGIVEIDSEKFACQWLNAHFEVNLDCSVSRAEMYSEYLSTCSKLARGGILTSTGFYKCLRTVFPNHTVKRVEDPSNNGQAHIHVVGVKRRAIPLPIQMYYQQPPTSSTPVVRVDSIPDMSSSPLPAGIPHGLPSIGNHYQRTPINQSSTLTATQMSFPIQGVHTVAQTVSRIPQNPSIHTQQNAPMTVIQNKGPISCEVVKAAVIQSSVPQSAVPVPIAVGGASNQNHSTTGQQPSVTVVSSQMLHHQPVIQQQSPLHAVVPGQIPSGTPVTVIQQAVPQGHIFGRVQNLPACSSAVSQGQQLISTSSQPGQTSSQQSSVGNQQQDTVIITPQQYVTTSASNIVSATTVQNFQVAAGQVVTIAGVQNPPTSRVGFQNIAPKPLPSQQGPPAVGQQPQQQPPPPSQQSVVIVSQPAQQGQTYAPAIHQIVLANPASIPAGQTVQLAGQPSITPSSSPSPGPVTNNQVPTVMSSSSTTPQSQGPPPTVSQMLSVKRQQQQQHSPASSQQQVQVQQPMQMQVQSQQANTGVGQPSSGESSLIKQLLLPKRGPSTPGGKLILPAPQIPPPNNARAPSPQVVYQMANNQTPGFGVQGQSPAQQLLVGQQNVQLVPGAIPPQGAMQTVPISNLQILPGQLISNSPATIFQGTTGNQVTITVVPNTSFATATVSQGNATQIIAPAGISVSGAQTGVGLQVQTLPATQAPSAGQSQCTAAPPFKGDKIICQKEEEAKEATGLHIHERKIEVMENPSCRRGAANTSNGDAKENEMQVGSLLNGRKYSDSSLPPSNSGKTQNEANQCSQVSNGPSLEMGENGAPGKQNFEQTDTQEIKSDLKKPLVNGICDFDKGDCSHLSKNIPNHKTSNHVGNGEISSVEQQGNLDATQQDTAKGDQGERISNGPVLTLSSSPAVSGTQEAAKLLTQQLSGTNTDLPNGPLASSLNSDVPQQRPSVVVSPQSTASVIQGHQIIAVPHSGPRVSQSTLSSEVRSTNGTAECKTAKRPAEDNDRETVPGIPNKVGVRIVTISDPNNAGCSATMVAVPAGADPSTVAKVAIESAVQQKQQHPTTYIQSMVTQSTPATSIPTVQVQSQQMNLQPPSYTAASQQAEQMKKPGQNFMCLWQSCKKWFQTPSQVFYHAATEHGGKDVYPGQCLWEGCEPFQRQRFSFITHLQDKHCSRDALLAGLKQDEHGQAGNQKPSNKQPAAGATASTPRAQKAIVNHPSAALMALRRGSRNLVFRDFTDEKEGPITKHIRLTAALILKNIGKYSECGRRLLKRHENHLSVLAISNMEASSTLAKCLYELNFTVQSKEHEKDSEMLQ